GGCCAGTTCCTGAACTACACGACGGCGCCCCTGACTGCGAGCACCGAGTTGACCGGCCACGTCACCGCCAGCATCGTCCTCACGGCCAGCCAGCCCGACGCCGCGGTGTATGTGTACGTCAGCGAAGTGCTCGCCGACGGCAGCTGCCGCTATGTCACCGAAGGCGTCCTGCGCGCGCTGCATCGCGAAGGGTTCTCCGACTCGCCGGACTACGTGGCGACATGGCCGGTCAACACCTTCGACCGCGCGTCCGCCAAGCCCCTCGTGCCTGGCGAGCCGGCCCGGCTCACCTTCGCGCTGATGCCGGTCTCCTGGACGTTCGCGGCAGGCAGCCGCATCCGCATCTCCATCTCCGGCAGCGACGAAGGCCATGGGCCCCAGGTCCCCCACGGTCGCCCTCCACGGCTGGAGGTGCTGCGCGGCCCGGACGCCACCTGCTTCGAATTGCCTCTGCGCACCCTGTCCAACTGACCTGCGCACAGCGCCATCCTTCCAACCCTCGTGGATCCCTTCATGAACAAGCTCTCTCGTCGCTCCTTCATTCCCACCCTGGCGGCCATGGGTGCATCGGTGGCGCTCCCCGGCGTGGCCCATGCCCAGCCCGGCGCCTGGCCCCATCGCGCGATCCGCCTGGTGGCGCCACAGGGCCCCGGCTCGGGCTCGGATGTCATCGCTCGCCTGCTGAGCGACCGGTTGGCGCCCGTCCTCGGACAGGCCGTGGTGGTCGAGAACAACCCGGCCGCCAACGGCCTGGTGGCGCTGGGCACCTTGGCGAAAGCACCCGCCGATGGCTACATGCTGGTGCTCACCGGCGTGTCGCAAATGGCGTTCAATCCGGCCCTCTACAAGAGCCTGCCGTACGACCCAGCCAAGGACTTCACATACATCGCGCCCATCGCGAACACGCCCTTCGTCCTGGTCACCAGCCTCAAGAGCGGCATCAAGACCTTCAAGCAGTTCCTGGAGGCGGCCAAAGCCAAGAACGGAGAACTGACCTTCGGCAGCGCCGGCATCGGCAATTCGACGCACATCGCGATGGAGCTGATCGCGTCGAATGCCGGCGTCAAGCTGCTGCATGTGCCGTACAAGGGGTCGGGCGCCGCCTTGACCGCGGTGCTGTCGGGCGAGGTCGATGCCATGGTGAGCGTGGTCGGCACGGCGCTGCCGCAAGTGCAGGCCGGCAAGGTGAATGCGGTCGCCGTGTTGGGCGACACCCGCGTTCCTCAGTGGCCGACCCTGCCGACCGTGCGGGAGGCGGGCCTGGACGTACCACCGATGCCGGGCTGGTACTCCATCGTCGCGCCGGCGGGGCTCGACCGTCAGATCGTCGCGACCCTGAACAAGGCGATCGCAACGGTCATGGCGGAACCCGCGGTCAAAGCCAAACTGGCGGAGCTTTCCCTGCCCCCCATGAGCGGCGGCGATGCAGAAATGCGCCAACGCGCGGCGACGGATCTCGCCTACTGGGGTACGTTCATCCGCAAGAACGGCATCGTGGTCGAGTGATGACGATCATGAAAAAACCAGCGTTGCTCTGCACGGTTCTGGCCGCGCTCTCGTTCACCAGCGCAAGCTTTGCAGAAGACGCCTATCCGTCGCGCCCCGTGAAGCTGGTCGTTCCCTTCGCTGCGGGTGGCTCGACCGACCTGGTGGCCCGACAGATCGCGCAGGAGATGACCACCCGTACCGGGCAGCCCTTCGTTGTCGACAACCGACCTGGCGCCGGCAGCACGATCGGCGCGGCGTATGTCGCGAAGGCACCGGCGGACGGCTACACGCTGCTGCTGGGCACGAACAGTTCGCATGCCACCGCGGTCAGCGTCTACCCGAAGCTGCCCTACGACCCGCTCAAGGATTTCGT
The sequence above is drawn from the Variovorax sp. J2L1-78 genome and encodes:
- a CDS encoding Bug family tripartite tricarboxylate transporter substrate binding protein, which produces MNKLSRRSFIPTLAAMGASVALPGVAHAQPGAWPHRAIRLVAPQGPGSGSDVIARLLSDRLAPVLGQAVVVENNPAANGLVALGTLAKAPADGYMLVLTGVSQMAFNPALYKSLPYDPAKDFTYIAPIANTPFVLVTSLKSGIKTFKQFLEAAKAKNGELTFGSAGIGNSTHIAMELIASNAGVKLLHVPYKGSGAALTAVLSGEVDAMVSVVGTALPQVQAGKVNAVAVLGDTRVPQWPTLPTVREAGLDVPPMPGWYSIVAPAGLDRQIVATLNKAIATVMAEPAVKAKLAELSLPPMSGGDAEMRQRAATDLAYWGTFIRKNGIVVE